From one Lotus japonicus ecotype B-129 chromosome 3, LjGifu_v1.2 genomic stretch:
- the LOC130746585 gene encoding inactive protein kinase SELMODRAFT_444075-like gives MMSQEQQKRGKQEKGSDGAEKVIVAVKASREIPRTALVWSLTHVVQPGDCITLLVVVPSQNSGRRLWGFPRFAGDCASGIKKYPPGTILEQKSDITDSCSQMILRLHDVYDPNKINVRIKIVSGSPCGAVAAEAKKAEANWVVLDKHLKQEEKRCMEELQCNIAVMKHSQPKVLRLNLIGPQKKDVGEASPSPSEQDDMPEKGTRNKIDSLNSIKGPTVTPSSSPELGTPFTATEAGTSSASSSDPGTSPFFNSEVNGQSKKEETIKENEELGDTNSDTESESLSTSSASLRFQPWITELLLHQQSSQCNEERSETYPGMPQAPTTRALVEKFSRLDRGAGIEISTYRNDSDFSGNLREAIALSGNAPPGPPPLCSICQHKAPVFGKPPRWFSYAELELATGGFSQANFLAEGGFGSVHRGVLPEGQVIAVKQHKLASSQGDIEFCSEVEVLSCAQHRNVVMLIGFCIEDKRRLLVYEYICNGSLDVHLYGRQRDPLEWSARQKIAVGAARGLRYLHEECRVGCIIHRDMRPNNILITHDFEPLVGDFGLARWQPDGDTGVETRVIGTFGYLAPEYAQSGQITEKADVYSFGVVLVELVTGRKAVDLTRPKGQQCLTEWARPLLEEYAIDELIDPRLGSHYAEQEVYCMLHAAALCIRRDPHSRPRMSQVLRILEGDMVMDTNYISTPGYDVGNRSGRIWSEPLQRQHPYSGPLLEESFSGKLSLDKYKPAYWDRDRH, from the exons ATGATGAGTCAAGAGCAACAGAAACGGGGTAAGCAAGAGAAAGGTTCTGATGGTGCTGAGAAGGTTATTGTTGCCGTTAAGGCTTCAAGGGAAATTCCAAGGACTGCTCTTGTTTGGTCCCTGACTCATGTTGTTCAACCTGGAGATTGCATTACTCTGCTTGTGGTTGTGCCTTCACAAAATTCAG GTAGAAGATTATGGGGATTTCCGAGATTTGCTGGTGACTGTGCCAGTGGTATTAAGAAGTACCCTCCAGGAACCATTTTAGAGCAGAAAAGTGATATCACTGATTCTTGCTCCCAGATGATCCTTCGGCTCCATGACGTATATGATCCAAACAAG ATAAATGTCAGGATTAAAATTGTTTCCGGATCACCTTGTGGAGCAGTGGCGGCAGAAGCCAAGAAAGCAGAAGCCAATTGGGTGGTATTAGACAA GCATCTCAAACAAGAGGAAAAGCGATGCATGGAGGAGTTGCAGTGTAATATTGCGGTTATGAAGCATTCTCAACCAAAAGTGCTACGCTTGAATTTGATTGGACCACAAAAGAAGGATGTTGGAGAAGCAAGTCCATCTCCTTCTGAGCAAGATGATATGCCTGAAAAGGGAACCAGAAACAAGATTGATTCTTTAAATTCTATCAAAGGGCCAACTGTCACTCCATCTAGCAGCCCTGAGCTAGGGACACCGTTCACTGCTACTGAAGCTGGTACCTCATCAGCTTCAAGCTCTGATCCAGGAACCTCACCATTCTTTAACTCAGAGGTGAATGGTCAATCAAAGAAAGAGGAAACCATCAAGGAAAATGAAGAGCTTGGTGATACTAATTCAGATACAGAAAGTGAAAGTCTGTCCACATCTTCAGCAAGCTTGAGATTTCAGCCGTGGATCACAGAATTGCTTTTACATCAACAATCATCTCAATGCAATGAAGAAAGATCAGAGACATATCCTGGTATGCCTCAAGCACCTACAACCAGAGCTTTGGTAGAAAAGTTTTCTAGGCTTGATAGAGGAGCTGGAATTGAAATCTCAACCTATAGAAATGACTCTGATTTCAGTGGTAATTTAAGAGAAGCAATAGCATTATCAGGAAATGCTCCACCAGGTCCCCCTCCATTGTGTTCAATTTGTCAACACAAGGCACCTGTTTTTGGAAAACCTCCAAGGTGGTTCAGCTATGCTGAGTTAGAACTTGCCACTGGTGGATTTTCACAAGCCAACTTCTTGGCAGAAGGAGGGTTTGGATCTGTTCACAGAGGGGTTCTACCTGAAGGACAGGTCATTGCTGTTAAACAACACAAATTGGCTAGTTCTCAAGGTGATATTGAGTTTTGCTCTGAGGTAGAAGTCTTGAGCTGTGCTCAACACCGGAATGTTGTTATGCTGATTGGGTTCTGTATAGAGGATAAAAGAAGGCTTCTAGTTTACGAGTACATTTGCAATGGGTCATTGGATGTACATTTATATG GGAGACAAAGGGATCCACTAGAATGGTCTGCTCGGCAAAAAATTGCTGTTGGAGCTGCTCGTGGTTTAAGGTATCTTCATGAAGAGTGCAGAGTGGGTTGCATTATCCACCGTGACATGAGACCAAACAACATTCTCATAACTCATGATTTTGAACCTCTG GTTGGTGACTTTGGACTGGCTAGGTGGCAGCCTGATGGAGATACAGGTGTGGAAACTAGAGTGATTGGAACATTCGG GTATTTGGCTCCTGAATATGCTCAAAGTGGCCAAATCACTGAAAAAGCTGATGTATATTCCTTTGGGGTGGTATTAGTCGAACTTGTTACAGGGAGAAAAGCTGTGGATCTCACTCGGCCCAAGGGACAGCAGTGCCTTACTGAGTGG GCACGACCGCTCTTGGAAGAATATGCCATTGATGAACTGATTGATCCGAGGCTAGGTAGTCACTATGCAGAGCAAGAAGTATATTGCATGCTGCATGCTGCAGCATTATGCATACGGCGAGATCCTCATTCCAGACCACGCATGTCACag GTTCTCCGAATACTAGAGGGAGACATGGTCATGGACACAAATTACATATCAACTCCAGGTTATGATGTGGGAAACAGGAGTGGTCGAATTTGGTCAGAGCCTCTACAGAGGCAGCACCCTTACAGTGGTCCCCTCTTAGAAGAATCATTCAGTGGGAAGCTATCTCTTGACAAATACAAACCTGCCTACTGGGATAGGGATAGGCACTAG